CGGGTCAGCGCCGCGAGGTCGGCGTTGGCGATCGCCTTGCGTACGGCATCGGGGGTGTGCACGGCGAGCACCGCCTGCGCCAGGCGCGGGCCGACCCCGCTGGCGGTCTGCAACAGCTCGAACAGCGACTTGGCGTCGTCGTCGGCGAAGCCGTAGAGGGTGAGCGAGTCCTCCCGGACGACCAGGCTGGTGGCCAACCGGGCCGGCTGGCCGACCCGCAGGTCGGCGATCGTGCCGGGGGCGCACTGCACGGCCAGGCCGACCCCGCCGACCTCGATCACCGCGTGGTCCGGACCGGTGGCGATCACCACGCCACGCACACTGGCGATCATCTCGCTCCTCCTCGTCGGGCCCGATCCGCGGCGGCGGCCAGCTTCGAGCGCGTGCCACCGCGCCACACGTGGCAGATGGCCAGCGCGAGCGCGTCCGCCGCGTCGGCCGGCCGGGGCGGCTCGGGCAGCCGCAGCAACCGGGTGACCATCGCGGTCATCTGGGCCTTGTCCGCCTGACCGGAACCGGTCACCGCCGCCTTCACCTCGCTCGGGGTATACGTCTGCACCGGCAGCCCGGCGCGCGCCCCGGCCAGCACCGCGATCCCGCTGGCCTGGGCGGTGCCCATCACCGTACGCACGTTGTGCTGGCTGAACACCCGCTCCACGGCCACGCTGTCCGGCCGGTGCTCGGCGACCAGCCCGGTGAGGGAGCGGTCCAGGTGCAGCAGGCGGGTGGGCAGTTCGTCGGCGGGATCGGTGTAGACGACGTAGTAGGCGACCAGCGTGCAGGGCCGGCCGGGCACCCCCTCGACCACGCCGACCCCGCACCGGGTCAGCCCCGGGTCGACGCCGAGCACCCGCACGCCGCCTCCTCCCAGTACGTGTGTTCGACACCCTACCGATGCCGTCGCCACGCCGCGCCGCGGGACACGCCCGCCGATCGCCGCCACCACGCCGCGAGACACGCCGAGACACGACCGTCGGGGCGGGCCGGCGAGCACGTCGTCACGTCGTGCGGGCGGTGGTGTCGCGGCCGGCCACAGAATCCGGCGGGAGTATGTGCCGCGACGCCATGTGCGATCGGCCACACAGCTCGTAACTTCATGCGCCATGACGGCAGAACCCGTGGCGGTCCCCCACGTCGTGAACGTCGACCTCTCCGGTCGTACCGCCCTGGTGACGGGCGGGGGCGGCGGCATCGGCCGGGCCTGCGCCCTGCGGCTGGCCGCGGCCGGCGCCAGCGTGCTGGTGGTGGACCGCAACGTCGAGGCGGCCAAGCTGGTGGCCGCCGAGGCCGGCGGCCGGGCCGAGGGCGTGGACCTGGCCGACCCCGAGGCGGTGGACCGGCTCGACGCCGACGTGGACATCGTGGTCAACAACGCCGGGCTACAGCACGTCGCCCCGCTGCAGGAGTTCCCCGTCGAACGCTTCGAGTACATCCAGCGGGTGATGGTCGAGGCGCCGTTCCTGCTCATCCGGCGGGCACTGCCACACATGTACGCGCGCCGCTGGGGCCGGATCGTGAACATCTCCTCGGTGCACGGGCTGCGGGCCTCGCCGTACAAGGCGGCGTACGTCTCGGCCAAGCACGCCCTGGAGGGGCTGTCGAAGGTGGTGGCGCTGGAGGGCGCGGCGCACGGGGTGACCGCCAACTGCATCAACCCGGCGTACGTGCGCACCGCGCTGGTGCAGAGCCAGATCGCCGACCAGGCGGCCACCCACGGCATCGCCGAGACCGAGGTGATCGAGAAGATCATGCTGGCCCGCGCGGCGATCAAGCGGCTGATCGAGCCCGAGGAGGTGGCGGAGCTGCTGGCCTACCTCTGCTCCCCGCCGGCGGCGTTCCTCACCGGCGCCTCGATCGCGCTCGACGGGGGCTGGACGGCGAACTAGCGCCGGCCACCCGCACAATGTCGGTCATGTCGTCGCCGGTGGAGTTCCTGGAACTGCTGGCCCGGGAGGCGGCCGCGGTCGAGTTCGAGGGACCGCTGGTCGCCGCCCGGTCGGCCGGGCTGCCCGCCGACCGGATCGCCGAGCTGGAGCAGGCCAAGACGGTGGCGCTGCGGGTCCGCGCGCTGCTGGAGCGCCGCCGCCGCCGGGAGAGCGAGCTGTCCGGCCTGTACGACACGGTCAGCGACCTGGCGGGGCTGCGCGACCTGGACGACGTGCTGCGGGCGATCGTGCACCGCGCCCGGCACCTGCTCGGCGCCGACGTCGCCTACATGACGCTCAACGACGCCGAGCGCGGCGACACCTACATGCGGGTGACCGACGGCTCGGTCTCCGCCCGGTTCCAGCGGCTGCGGCTGCCCATGGGTGCCGGGCTCGGCGGCCTGGTGGCCCAGTCGGGAGCCCCGTACGTCACCGCGAACTACCCGCAGGACGAGCGTTTCCACCACACCCGGGAGATCGACGCCGGGGTGGGTGAGGAGGGCCTGGTGGCCATCCTCGGGGTGCCGCTGCGGCTCGGCTCGACCAGCATCGGCGTGCTCTACGCGGCGAACCGGTCGGCCCGGCCGTTCGCCCGCGAGGAGGTGGCGCTGCTGCTCTCGCTGGCCGCCCACGCCGCGGTGGCGATCGACACCGCGCGGCTGCTGGCCGAGACCCGCGCGGCGCTGGAGGAGCTCTCCTCGGCCAACACCACCATCCGCGCGCACAGCAGTTCGGTGGAGCGGGCCGCGGCGGCCCACGACCGGATGACCGCCCTGGTGCTGCGCGGCGGCGGGGTGGAGGACGTGGCGGCGGCGGTCACCGAGGTGCTCGGCGGTGCGCTGCTGGCGCTGGACGCCGAGGGGCGGCGGCTGGCCCGGGTCGGCGAGATCGAGGAGCCGGACCGGGCGGAGATCGTCGAGGCGGTGGCCGCGTCGCGGACCGAGGGACGCAGCGTACGCCGGGGCACGCTGTGGTACGCCGCAGTGGTGGCCGGCGCGGAGAACCTGGGCGTGCTGGTGCTGCGCCCCGATGGCGAACCGGCCGACGCCGACCAGCGGATCCTGGAGCGGGCCGCCCTGGTGACCGCCCTGCTGCTGCTGTTCCGGCGTACCGTCGCCGAGGCGGAGGGCCGGGTCCGGGGCGAGTTGCTCGACGACCTGATCGCCCGGCCGCTGCGGGACACCGAGGCGTTGCGCAGCCGGGCCCGCCGCCTCGGCGTGGACCTGGACGCACCGTACGTGCTGGTGGCCGTCGGCGACGACGCCATCGCGGCGACCGGCTCGGCCCGGCAGCGGGCGCTCTCCTGGGCCACCACGTACGCCTCGACCCGGGGCGGGCTGGCCGCGGCGCGCGACGGCCGGGTGGCGCTGATGCTGCCCGGGCAGGACGCCGGCGGCAGTGCCCGGGCGGTGGCCCGGGACCTGTCGCGGATCACCGGACGGCCGGTGACCGCCGGGGCGAGCGGCCCGTCCACCGGCCCGGCGTCGCTGGCCGCCGCCTTCCGGGAGGCCGACCGCTGCCTGACCGCGCTCGGCGCGCTGGGCCGGGCCGGGCAGGGCGCGAGCACCGCCGAGTTGGGCTTCGTCGGGCTGCTGCTGGGCACGGTCGGCGACGGCGGTGACGCGGACGTCAGCCGGTTCCTCACCGCCACCGTCGGCCCGGTGGTCGACTATGACGCCCGCCGGGGCACCGCGCTGGTGCGGACCCTGGAGGCGTACTTCGGGGTGGGCGGCAGCCTGGCCCGCGCCGCCGAGCAGCTGCACGTGCACGTCAACACGGTGACCCAGCGGCTGGAGCGGGTCGGGCAGCTGCTCGGCGCCGACTGGCAGCGGCCCGAGCGGGCCCTGGAGGTGCAGCTGGCCCTGCGCCTGCACCGCCTGCGCGGCCCGGCCGACCGAACCGCAGGCTGAACCCGCCGGCTGAACCGCCGGTCGCGGGCGGCGGGGGTCAGCCGGTGCGGATGCCGGTCAGGACGCCGTCGACGATCTTCTCGGGGAGCGTGCTCTCGTCGAGGTCGGGATGCCAGCGCATCATCCGCTGGACGAGCATCGGGCCGGCGAGCATCGCCATGGTCACCTCGATGTCGAGATCGGCGCGGAGCAACCCGTCGCGGACGCCGCGTTGCAGCACCTCCCGCATCATCGCCCGGCGCGGCTCGATGATGTTCTGGTAGAGCGCGTAGTGCTCGGGGCTCCGGTTCACCTCGGGCACCAGACACGGCATGATCCGCTCCGCCCGGGGGTCGATGTTGCGCCCGATCGCGCTGACCAGCGTGATCAGGTCGTCGCGGACGGAGCGGCCGGACGGCGGCGGCGGGGTGCCCTTGAGGGTACGCAGGGCGTCGCGCAGCAACGCGTCCTTGCCCGGCCAGCGGCGGTAGATCGTGGCCTTGCCGACCCCGGCCCGCGCGGCGATCGCCTCGACCGAGATCGCCTCGATCGTGCTGCCCTCCGCGAGGAGGTCCAGCGTCGCCTCGATGATCGCCTCGTCCGCGCGGACGCTCCGCGGCCGCCCGGGCGGCCGCGGAGCATCTGCCGTGGTACTCATCTGCCCATCGTCCCCGACGCTATGCGGCACCGGCCAACTCCGGCTCGCCGCTCGGCGTCGGCGCGCCGGCGCCGGATCGGCCCGGCATCCAGCGCAGTGCCACCAGGATGCCGCCGGCCGTGACCAGTGCGGCCACCGTCGCCGAGAGGTGCATGGCCGAGACGAAGGAGTCGTTGGCCGCCGCGACCAGCTGCGGGCCCGCGGGGCCGAGTTGCCCCGCCGCGGCGTACGCGCCGGCGATCGACTCGCCGGCCGCCTCGCGTGCCGTCGGCGGCAGCTCCGCCAACGCCGGGTCGATCCCCCCTCGGTAGCCGGCGGCCAGCACCGAGCCGATCACCGCCACGCCGAGCGCGGCGGCCACCTGCCGGATGGTGTTGCTGACCGCCGAGCCGACACCGGCCTTCTCCCGGGGCAGCGCCGACATGATCGACTCGGTGGCCGGCGGCATGATGTTGGCCATCCCGGTGCCCTGGAGGAAGAAGGCGACCAGCACCACCCAGATGGGCGTGGTCGCATCGACGAAGGCGAAGGCGCTCAGCGCCACCGCGGTCAGCACCAGCCCCACCGTCGAGACCGTCCGGGCGCCGTACCGGCGCACCATCGTGGCGCTGCGCGGGGCGAAGACGAGTTGGGCGACCGCGAAGGGCAGGAAGAGCAGGCCGGTTTCCAGCGGGCTGTAGCCGCGCACCAGTTGCAGGTAGAACGTGCTGAAGAACATCACGCCCATCGCGCCGAAGAAGACCAGCCCGATCAGCGCCACCGGGGCGGCGAAGCGGGGCACCCGGAACAGCCGGACGTCCAGCGACGGGTGGCTGCTGCGCCGCTCGTACGCGACGAACGCGGCCAGCACCGCGACGCCGCCGAGGATCGAGGCCCAGACCACGGGGCGGCCGAAGCCGTGCTCGCCGCCGTCGATGATGCCGTAGGTCAGGGCGACCAGACCGACCACCGAGAGCAGTACGCCGACCGCGTCGATGCGGCCCGGCCGGGGATCCCGCGACTCGGGCACCAGCAGCGCCACCAGGAGCACGCCGAGTGCCACGACCGGCACGTTGATCAGGAAGACCGAGCCCCACCAGTAGTGCTCCAGCAGCAGGCCACCGAGGACCGGCCCGATCGCCACCCCCAGGCCCACCGCGCCGGCCCAGATCCCGATGGCCCGCCCGCGGTCGCGCGGGTCAAAGACGTTGGAGATGATCGACAGGGTGGCCGGCATGATGGCCGCGCCGCCGATCCCCATCAGCGCGCGGGCCCAGATGAGCTGGGCGGGGCTCTGCGCGTACGCGGAGAGCAGCGACGCCAGGCCGAAGAGCACCAGCCCGATCAGCAGGATGCGACGCCGGCCGGCCCGGTCACCCAGCACGCCGAAGGTGAACAGCAGCCCGGCGAAGACCAGCGTGTAGGAGTTGATCGACCACTCCAGCTCGCCATGGCTGGCCCCGAGCCCGTGCACCGGGTCGGCGAGCGTACGCAGCGCGACGTTGAGGATGGTGTTGTCGAGGACGACCACGAGCAGGCTGATCACCATCACCCCGAGGATCGCCCACCTCCTCGGATGTCCGGTGTTCCCGTTCGGTTGCATCTCCGGCCCCCCGGTTTCGATACGGTCCCGTCCGTAATCGATGCCGAGCCTAGGTCCGGCAATAACGATACGGAACAGGTTCGTATCTATTGTGACGCCGGTCACCCCAACACCCGCTCGCCGCCGGGGTTTGGGTGCGTTTCTTGTCGCCCCAGCAGCAAGAAACGCACCCACAGGCGGGCCGCTTGGCCGGCGACAGTGGCCCGGCTGGATTCGATGTCCGGGATGTCCGGACTGACACCCGCCCCCGGCGGAATCTGCGCTGGGGTGGGGGCGTTGTAACCGGTGGCTGACCAAGCAGGGCCCCCGGCCCTGACCGCCGCGCCACCGGCCGGCGCACCCCGGGAATGACCTGGCCCGGTCGGTCGTTATACATGGTCCGGCGCCGCGAAGAACCCCCCTAGCCCGCGCGCCACCACGACCTCCCCTCTTCCCTTGAGCGCCTGACGGTGCCCGCGCACCGCCGACCCCCCTGTCGGCACCCGTGCGCCAACCCCCGAACGGAGCTTCCCCATGAACACCATGCTGCGTAAGAGCATCCTCGGCCTCGCCGGACTCACCATCGCCGGCGGCCTCGCCGCCGGCCCCCTCAACACCACCGACAACCCCACCCC
This is a stretch of genomic DNA from Micromonospora sp. WMMD1082. It encodes these proteins:
- the ruvA gene encoding Holliday junction branch migration protein RuvA is translated as MIASVRGVVIATGPDHAVIEVGGVGLAVQCAPGTIADLRVGQPARLATSLVVREDSLTLYGFADDDAKSLFELLQTASGVGPRLAQAVLAVHTPDAVRKAIANADLAALTRVPGIGRKGAERLVLELRDRIGPVAVGADGAAGVTGGAWPEQVRQALIGLGWTAGQADQAVAAVAETVDGPTPPVPVLLKQAIRLLGRTR
- the ruvC gene encoding crossover junction endodeoxyribonuclease RuvC, which codes for MRVLGVDPGLTRCGVGVVEGVPGRPCTLVAYYVVYTDPADELPTRLLHLDRSLTGLVAEHRPDSVAVERVFSQHNVRTVMGTAQASGIAVLAGARAGLPVQTYTPSEVKAAVTGSGQADKAQMTAMVTRLLRLPEPPRPADAADALALAICHVWRGGTRSKLAAAADRARRGGAR
- a CDS encoding 3-hydroxybutyrate dehydrogenase yields the protein MTAEPVAVPHVVNVDLSGRTALVTGGGGGIGRACALRLAAAGASVLVVDRNVEAAKLVAAEAGGRAEGVDLADPEAVDRLDADVDIVVNNAGLQHVAPLQEFPVERFEYIQRVMVEAPFLLIRRALPHMYARRWGRIVNISSVHGLRASPYKAAYVSAKHALEGLSKVVALEGAAHGVTANCINPAYVRTALVQSQIADQAATHGIAETEVIEKIMLARAAIKRLIEPEEVAELLAYLCSPPAAFLTGASIALDGGWTAN
- a CDS encoding helix-turn-helix domain-containing protein, with the protein product MSVMSSPVEFLELLAREAAAVEFEGPLVAARSAGLPADRIAELEQAKTVALRVRALLERRRRRESELSGLYDTVSDLAGLRDLDDVLRAIVHRARHLLGADVAYMTLNDAERGDTYMRVTDGSVSARFQRLRLPMGAGLGGLVAQSGAPYVTANYPQDERFHHTREIDAGVGEEGLVAILGVPLRLGSTSIGVLYAANRSARPFAREEVALLLSLAAHAAVAIDTARLLAETRAALEELSSANTTIRAHSSSVERAAAAHDRMTALVLRGGGVEDVAAAVTEVLGGALLALDAEGRRLARVGEIEEPDRAEIVEAVAASRTEGRSVRRGTLWYAAVVAGAENLGVLVLRPDGEPADADQRILERAALVTALLLLFRRTVAEAEGRVRGELLDDLIARPLRDTEALRSRARRLGVDLDAPYVLVAVGDDAIAATGSARQRALSWATTYASTRGGLAAARDGRVALMLPGQDAGGSARAVARDLSRITGRPVTAGASGPSTGPASLAAAFREADRCLTALGALGRAGQGASTAELGFVGLLLGTVGDGGDADVSRFLTATVGPVVDYDARRGTALVRTLEAYFGVGGSLARAAEQLHVHVNTVTQRLERVGQLLGADWQRPERALEVQLALRLHRLRGPADRTAG
- a CDS encoding TetR/AcrR family transcriptional regulator, with the translated sequence MSTTADAPRPPGRPRSVRADEAIIEATLDLLAEGSTIEAISVEAIAARAGVGKATIYRRWPGKDALLRDALRTLKGTPPPPSGRSVRDDLITLVSAIGRNIDPRAERIMPCLVPEVNRSPEHYALYQNIIEPRRAMMREVLQRGVRDGLLRADLDIEVTMAMLAGPMLVQRMMRWHPDLDESTLPEKIVDGVLTGIRTG
- a CDS encoding MFS transporter; this encodes MQPNGNTGHPRRWAILGVMVISLLVVVLDNTILNVALRTLADPVHGLGASHGELEWSINSYTLVFAGLLFTFGVLGDRAGRRRILLIGLVLFGLASLLSAYAQSPAQLIWARALMGIGGAAIMPATLSIISNVFDPRDRGRAIGIWAGAVGLGVAIGPVLGGLLLEHYWWGSVFLINVPVVALGVLLVALLVPESRDPRPGRIDAVGVLLSVVGLVALTYGIIDGGEHGFGRPVVWASILGGVAVLAAFVAYERRSSHPSLDVRLFRVPRFAAPVALIGLVFFGAMGVMFFSTFYLQLVRGYSPLETGLLFLPFAVAQLVFAPRSATMVRRYGARTVSTVGLVLTAVALSAFAFVDATTPIWVVLVAFFLQGTGMANIMPPATESIMSALPREKAGVGSAVSNTIRQVAAALGVAVIGSVLAAGYRGGIDPALAELPPTAREAAGESIAGAYAAAGQLGPAGPQLVAAANDSFVSAMHLSATVAALVTAGGILVALRWMPGRSGAGAPTPSGEPELAGAA